Part of the Chloroflexota bacterium genome is shown below.
CCTGATACTTCACCGTCATTAACCTTTCAATCCGCTGGTTGCTGTACTCTCGACAAAGAAGCGCTGCCCGAATATGTAGATAATCACAGGGGGTAAAATGGCGATCGCCGCGCCTGCCAGCACCAGATTGGGGGCATCGGCGGCGCGCCCACCTAATACGCTTACGGCCAGCGTTAAAACGCGGTTAGCTTCATTTCCGGTGTTGATCACCACCAGCGGCCAGAAGAAGCTATTCCAGGCATACAAGAAGGTGAATGTAGTCAGCGTTGCAATGGCCGGGGTGCTGGCCGGAATGAAGATACGCCATAAAATTTGCAAGCGCGATGCGCCATCCAGGACGGCCGCTTCTTCAATTTCTTTGGGGATGGTTATGAAGAATTGGCGCATCAGAAAGGTACCATAGGCTGTGAATATCCACGGGATGATGAGCGAAGCCAGACGGTCTACCCAGCCGATCATAATCATCAACTGGTAGAGCGGGGTAATCACAACCACAAAGGGAACCATGATCGTGCCGAGATACACCAAAAAGATGCCATCCCGCCCGGGGAATTTCAGGCGTGCGAAGGCGTAGCCGCCCAATATGGAAGTCACCAATTGCCCCAGCACCACCAGGATCGTCACCAGCGCTGTGTTGGTCAGGGCGCGATCCATGCCGTGCAGGCTGATCACTTCTTGATAATTCTCGGGGTGATAGGTAAATTTTTCGACCGGCTCGCTCTGGCGCACATTCTGCAACACCGTTTTGGTGAGATCGTTCGGGTCGGCAAAGCGCCCCAGGGCGGTGCGTTTAAGTTGCACCATCGGGATGGTCACGCCATCCACATCGATGTCGTAGAGAATCTCTTCTTCCCCATTGAACAGCACAGTCTCCGGGTTGGCTTCGCCCCCGGTTGGAGTTACCAACTCCAATTCATGGACGAAGGTCGTTTCCGGGTCGTCAGGGGTGGCGAATTCCCCCACCTTAAC
Proteins encoded:
- a CDS encoding carbohydrate ABC transporter permease, which codes for MTTYRLGILLRNLLLYALLTFFAFVMLFPFLVMLFTSLKEAGDTYRFPPKLLPREAITVAVEGFEDPLPVYYVDYNGAREEFVLIEKTVKVGEFATPDDPETTFVHELELVTPTGGEANPETVLFNGEEEILYDIDVDGVTIPMVQLKRTALGRFADPNDLTKTVLQNVRQSEPVEKFTYHPENYQEVISLHGMDRALTNTALVTILVVLGQLVTSILGGYAFARLKFPGRDGIFLVYLGTIMVPFVVVITPLYQLMIMIGWVDRLASLIIPWIFTAYGTFLMRQFFITIPKEIEEAAVLDGASRLQILWRIFIPASTPAIATLTTFTFLYAWNSFFWPLVVINTGNEANRVLTLAVSVLGGRAADAPNLVLAGAAIAILPPVIIYIFGQRFFVESTATSGLKG